gttcagggtcatggATGGGCTCTGGCTCTACCGCTAGTGTTGCAATAAAATGTTAAAAGGCAAAATTATAAATGCAAAACACACTTAAAATATTTCGTTACATGAACCTTTTTATGGATAAAGAGAAACTTAATTTCTTTCTATGCAAAGTAATTTTTCTTATTAGTAACTGTACATAAAGCTTAAATCATTTTTTTACAGTAAAGTTGCAAACACCTCATTCAGTATAAAAGGAAGTTGTATTCCATTTTGTTACAGCATGTAAAATGGAAATTTGTTTATTTCAGAAAGTAGTTTACATCTGAACAGTTGCAGATTCTGAACGGAGTTGATGAATTAATTACACATTCAAATTTTGACTTCCCCCGTGgtgggtttttatttttattttttccttctttGTGTGCACTGTTGGTCTCTTTTCCCACCTGGCTGCTCTCCCTGTGCTGGCCTTGGCATGCTTGACGTCTTCTCAATAGATCCTTCTCTCTACTTTCTCTTCTTGGCAACCAACTAAAGTTCACATTCATGTGCTAAAGTATCAGCAGTCTTGGTGTGCTGAGGGCTAAGACATGTCTTTTGTTACAacggaaggtgtgtgtgtgtgtgtgtgtttgttgtttggggttttttttccttcttttcatACCTGACCTCTTTCCATATCTTTACCTCTCCTCAGGTCTGTATGGTCTTCCTCGCAGAAATGGAAAACTAAAAGAAATAGACAGATTCGATGCAGCATTCTTTGGCGTGCATCCTAAACAAGCACACACCATGGACCCACAACTGAGGCTTATGCTCGAGATATCGTACGAAGCCATCGTTGATGGAGGTCAGTGACCTGATCTTTTCTGCAACAACTCTCTCTAACTGGGCAGTTCAGTGTTGATTCATCAGCCTCTTATTcgattataaataaaaacagtacTTTGTTTTTACTGTGCTTGGCAGGCATAAACCCCACATCCATGCGTGGTACTAACACTGGAGTTTATATTGGTGTGAGTGGTTCTGAGGCAAGCGAGGCCTTCAGTAAAGATCCAGAAGAGCTGCTGGGGTATAGCATGACCGGCTGCCAGCATGCCATGTTCGCCAATCGCCTCTCTTACTTTTTTGACTTCAGTGGTATGCAAAATTTCAGTTTTCTATAATTCATGTCGTTTTGTCTATAATATGGAGTTCTGAAGTAGCTGATCAAGAGTCTTTTTTAGATTtagcattttattaaaaaaaaagacctcaTTTGAGCATATTTGAAAACCAGAGCTAGAGAATTTTTAGTAATTCAGTCATTAATTGTTTGTcaattttaaatataaaaaattatAGGAAAGTGggtatattttatttattggatATAGGTTTGGTTATTTAATCATAGACAtttgttttaatgtttttgttttttttcaattaaaattGGTTGCATATTGTGTCGGAGTTAGATATTTTTGTTTATTGATTTTATAAATCCAAGTTTTTGTATTTAGAATTTAAAAGATTTATGACTATGGAGCAGTCTTGCTTTTCTTTAGATCTTAATCCATGTAATTAAGGCTTATCTTGTACAACATGAAACAAGTTAGCTGGTTAATTGTAATAAATCATTGATTTTTAAGACTTGGCAAAATTATCTCAATCATGTTGGCCATGATTATAAAGTCCTGCTACCATATTATTAGTGTTGCCTGACGACGAGTCATTCCATGTATGGCGTGATGTGTTAAGTTAAGCTAACTGGATGacggttgtttttttgtttttttttaaaaggtccCAGCACAGCTATTGACACAGCATGTTCTTCCAGTCTCCTGGCTCTGGAGAATGCCTTCAATGCAATTCGGCATGGTCAGTGTGATGCGGCTCTTGTAGGGGGAGTTAATTTGTTGTTCAAACCCAACACCTCAGTGCAGTTCATGAAACTGGGCATGCTCAGTCCTGATGGAGCCTGCAAGTCTTTTGATACGTCAGGTAATTTTGCCGTTTATTTatactagtggtttttttttgtttttttaaaatataaagtgttttggtatttattcagtcagtcagttggtcgggttcaatgcccgaactgatgatcacatcagtttttctttggctaatcagacacaaggtacgccaccactcttgccggagcggttgggggttaggtgccttgctcaagggcacttaagtcaatcctgctagtctttTTGGTATTTATTAATTGCTTGACTAGTTCGAGTATACCAGAAATCTGACCACTGGCGCTATGTGTATGAAGGCTTAAACTTCTTGTATCGTCTCTCCCAGGAAATGGGTACTGTCGCTCAGAAGCTGCTGTGGCTGTACTCCTCACAAAGAAATCCATGGCTAAGAGAGTCTATGCTACTGTGCTCAATGCTGGCAACAACACGGATGGTTATAAAGAACAAGGTACTATACTGAATACAATCGGTTATATGCAGTGCAATCAAGCATCAGATTATGATGTGCCTGGTGACCTCATTCTTCTGTGTACATCAGACCATCTCCTTTCCCCCAGTGCCTCATGGCACACTTGCATCTCGCCAGTGTTTCTAAATGTAATGTTGAAACTGAGTGGGTGAAGTGACCTGGTGTTTCACCAGAGAACAATTAAAGGGactcttgttaaaaaaaaaaaaaaaatccatttatccatcttctaccgcttatccggatctggGTTGTGGGGGtaacagcctaagcagagcagcccatacttctgtctccccagccacctccaccagctcttccaggggaataccgaggcattcccaggccagccgagagatgtaatctctccagcatggcctgggtctgccccagggtctcctcccagtgggcaatgcccagaaaacctcctttGGGAGgtcacctattattattatttttttttaaaaagccatCTGCTGCCTTTGAAGTGAATTGCAATGTAAATAGTGACGAGCCTTTTAAGGAAATGTGGCAGGACTGAGGCATGTTGATCTGGCAGGGGGCGGAGCTAATTTAtaggctgtaaaaaaaaaatcctggattaaGAAACTTGAGATTGTATTGATCCAGGGCAATATTTTAAAGATGTGCCTGGAGAAATGTATCCTAGGCCTAGAAACACTTTCAAAAATTACATATGGCACCTTTAatacaggcagcatggtggtgtagtggttagcgctgtcgcctcacagcaagaaagtctgggttcgagccccgtggctggcgagggcctttctgtgcggagtttgcatgttctccccgtgtccgcgtgggtttcctccgggtgctccggtttcccccacagtccaaagacatacaggttaggttaactggtgactctaaattgaccgtaggtgtgaatgtgagtgtgaatggttgtctgtgtcagccctgtgatgacctggcgacttgtccagggtgtaccccgcctttcgcccgtagtcagctgggataggctccagcttccctgtgaccctgtagaacaggataaagcagatagagataatgagatgagaccttttaATACACACGCGTAATGTAAACAGCCTTTCCTCATTGAGTGATCggtcaagaaaaagaaaaacatcctCAACATTCTGGCTCCACTGTCATGGACATAATGCATTATCCCAGATGCTTGGATTTCAAAAGGTTTACTGAGAGGTGTTTGGTGTTGTCCAGGTGTGACGTTTCCTTCAGGGGAAATGCAGCAGCGTCTTGTCCGTTCCCTCTACCAAGAGGCCAGTATCACCCCGGAGCAGGTTGAATATGTTGAGGCCCATGGCACTGGCACCAAGGTGAGTCAGGCTCCAGACAACTGTAAACAAATGCACGTCTGCATTAAAGCGAGTTTTAATGCTGACTTGATTCTTCTCTTAGGTTGGGGACCCACAAGAAGTGAATGGTATTGTCAGTGTGTTCTGTCAGTCCAAGCGTGAACCTTTGCTTATAGGATCCACCAAATCCAATATGGGCCATCCTGAGCCTGCCTCAGGGCTTGCTGCTCTTGCAAAAGTGAGTCTACAAACATGTCCATCCTtaccgctttttttttttttttttttttggtgtgtgtgtgtgtgtgtgtgtgtgtgtgtgtgtgtgtgtatacacattgtATATACACTACATGACCAAGACTGTGTGTGTCTCCCCTGTACACTCAGGTGCTCTTGTCGTTAGAACATGGTACGTGGGCTCCCAACATCCATTTCCACAACCCTAACCCAGACATCCCAGCGCTCTTAGATGGTCGTGTGAGTGTGGTAACCGAGCCCATTCCCGTGCGTGGGGGCATTGTAGGCATCAACTCCTTTGGCTTTGGAGGTTCGAATGTTCATGTTATCTTGCGCCCGCCAAAGCCCAAACCGACTGCTCCAGATTCGCCAATACCTGTGCCCAGGATGGTGCAGGCATGTGGGCGCACTGAAGAGGCTGCTACCTTTCTCCTGCATAAAGCCCAGGAGCACAAGCATGACCTGGCCTTCCTAGACCTGCTAAGCGAGGTGTGTGCTGTTCCCACTTCAAGCATGCCCTACAGGGGGTACACACTGCTGGGAGCACAAAGCGATGTTACAGAGGTGCAGCAGGCTGCACCTTCCTCCAGACCTCTCTGGTATATCTGCTCTGGTAAGTCCACAATGGCCCAAACCAAGAATTTCCCCTTGTGGATTCTGCAATTTTTTATCCAAGGTTACACTGTCATGTTTGCATTGAGTGtatatatcattttttttttttaatatatgtccATCAGGTATGGGTACACAATGGGCCGGTATGGGCCGTAGTCTAATGCAACTGCAGGAGTTCAGAGAGTCCATCCAGCGCTCAGACATAGCTTTGAAAGACACAGGGCTGTGTGTGTCACGCCTGCTAATGGAGGCTGATGAAAACGCCTTTGAGGACACAGTCCATGCATTTGTGGGCCTTGCAGCCATTCAGGTCCGCATTCCCCGATGACACACTTGCACAATTCCTGAACTGTGCTTATCGTTTACTATGCACTGTCACAATCACCACTATGAAATTTGATGTCTGGATCGTTCTGTATCTGGTTATTTCATCATCCTTTAAATGTAGTCATTCATGCTGAATAACTGACGAAATTAATTACTCAAAATTCAATGGTTTATTTTTTCAAAAGATTATATGACGGGTTCTCAGATTTTCCACAATGTCCTATTCTGCTCTTAATGTCTACTCATTAAATGTGGACAGTCATCTTAGGTCTTGCATGGTTTTGCTACCTAGTTAATTTTATTTGTCCTTTTTATGATGTAGTATTGTGTGCTGCACCATGATCCTGCTGAAGTGCCATTTCATTCAAGTGTGCCTGTACAATATATACAGAATGACACAAACTTGATATGATTATTGTGCATCATTCCCCAGATTGCACAGATAGACATGCTGCAGAAGATGGGCCTCCAGCCGGATGGCATTGTGGGTCATTCTGTCGGAGAGCTGGCATGTGGCTACGCTGATGGCTCCCTCAGCCACACTGAGGCCATCCTGGCTGCCTACTGGAGAGGAAGGTGCATCAAAGAAGCCAACCTGCCACCTGGAGGCATGGCAGCAGTGGGTAAGATGACCTGTTCCTGATGAGTCTGTTGTGAAGTGGACTTTAATACCCTGGTGCtgaatttaaaggggaactgaagtcattttttaaacttgctttatttcttaattaacatgttattcagttacgttttcggttttagtaaactttatatcgtgactcgtattggcagctaattgcaattaaatattatacttatcggcctattcggtttttagccatgttgaatttagttcatgtgGTCCAcgacaggcgtcgcttatccgtgcgatcttcacgagacttgtgcgagacttcgaaacgccaGGTGTTTAGtggcgccattttgaaaactgttttccaaatgaaatattgcacaaaaacgagtttaaatgatgattactgcctactttttttttttttcaaactttcctgatcactatcaaaacaaacacaacttccggcttgattacgtccgcattcgaaagagggcgtgcgcgtcttttgacaacgttggcagatgttcgtcactttgatttccactgtatgttttacttctgtcctacgatgtctcgcacaggtctcgatgaatctcgtttacggccattgctttgacatatggactgatatattacatggcatatttcaaacactcataacttgctatagcagtgacaaaatggctatcaaaaatgcattcctatatttaataaaatgagaaatagaattttgattataaaaatttgccttcagttctcctttaaactttGTTGTCAGGTCTAACCTGGGAAGAGTGTAAGGCTCAGTGTCCACAGGGGGTAGTCCCAGCCTGCCACAACGCAGAGGATACAGTCACTATCTCAGGGCCACAGGTACAATAATACCTCATGATGCAGTTTCATATTCGAATACTTTTGAAGTtacctgattttaaaaaaaaaaagaaaaacttctATATACATTGTGTTTGGCGTGTAGGAGGCAGTTAGCAAATTTGTCGCCGAGCTTAAGGAGAATGGTGTGTTTGCTAAAGAAGTGCGTAGTGCCGGCGTTGCATTCCATTCCTACTACATGGCTTCCATTGCTCCTGCTCTGCTGGCTGCTCTGCAGAAGGTATGCTGTAGCTTTAACTTCTACTTTAGCACCACAGTGCCATCTGGTGGTTTGGCTCAGTGATGCTGTAGCATTTTTCTGACCAAAATTTGGTTTTGTCTCACGTCCCCCTTCAGTACCCCAAAATAATGTACGTAAAATGATAAACTTATTTTAATGTTCTTGATGCCAAAAGAATCCACTACACTTCTAAAAGTTTTTAAAATATCTCTAACCCCTTACTCCTTAAAATATTGGGTTCTATGCAAATTCATGAACATTCCATTAAATTTTGTACAGTATTAGGGTTGACACTTTTACTGTCAGCCTATTTAATACTTttctgttccccccccccccccccccaaaccacCACCTCTTTTAGCCCAAAATTAAAGTTCATCTTTAAAAATTGTACTTGAGGTACTCGGTTATTTTAATCCCCGAAATCAAGTACTGTAGTGAGCGTACACTGACCACAACTATTTTTGTGTACACTGTCTCAGGTGATAAAAAGCCCATGTCCTCGTTCTCCTCGTTGGATCAGCACTTCCATCCCCcagtcagagtgggaaagccctctGGCCCTCTACTCCTCAGCTGAATACCATGTAAACAACCTGGTGAGCCCTGTACTCTTCCAGGAGGGCCTGAGCCTCGTTCCTGACAATGCTGTAGTGGTTGAGATCGCTCCACATGCTCTACTGCAGGTAAGTGATATAGCCTGTAACGAGCTCTTGTAACCTACAGGagatggggtgttttttttttttattataatttttttttttttttaaaagcagcaCACATTAAATATACTCCGATGCTCTTTCTAGGCCATTCTGAAGCGCAGCCTAAAGCCCACTTGTTCCATTTTGCCGTTGATGAAGAGGGGACATGCCAACAACCTGGAgttctttctttctcacattGGCAAGATCTACATGAATGGGTCAGTACTTAGTTGCTTATATCGaactttttttaataaaaggataATGTAACCGGTCATgtctaaaaataattttaaaccaAAAAAACAATTTCAAATATGATGTGATGGCAGAAAGAATTAATTTATTGATCCACAAACTGCAATCAATGATCTTGGTCTCAAGAGCAACTGAagtactccttttttttttttttttcctctccccttTCTTTTATACCCTAACTGTCCCTGGTATATTGCTATAATTTGGCACTTTTTCCAGTCTAAGGCTCACTCATCAGActacggggttttttttttaaataaaactttggtccgggtttttttttgtttgtttgtttgtttatgtccATCTTTTCTCCTACTTCTTGAGAATAACATTCTAATAAACTGTGCTTATGATGCAAAACCTAGATAAAGGAAAGAGTGGTCTCAAACTAAAATCCATTGTATGTTTATCAGGAAAAAATGCAGCCATGGGCATTCCACATCTGCAAAAAATGTCAGTCTGTTTTCCCAGAAAAAAACATTGTTAGCGAGCCATTCAGAAAACCTGCTACCTCAAATAATCCATTATtgaaaagtgatttttctcaacGACAGCTGAATCAATTCCATGTATCTTCGTGAATGTATCTTTTCGTGTGACTCTATCATCTCAACCTTACGTTTCAGACTACCATTATAATTATTTTTCAAAggctaataataaatattatacaGAACTTTACAGTCCTGTctagcatgattttttttttttttttaaagaaaccttTCTAGCAAACATTTTTTCCTCCTTGTTCTTGTTGTAGTATTAATGTGGACAGTAAGAAGCTGTATCCAGCTGTGGAGTACCCTGTTCCAATGGGGACCCCCCTCATCTCCCCTCTTATCCAGTGGGACCACTCTCAGAGCTGGGATGTGCCCAAGGTGGAGGATTTCCCAGCAGGCTCTGGAGGCTCCACCTCAGCCACTGTGTACAATATTGGTAAGTACATGGTAGTAGGGGTGTGGGGTGGGGTTTTTGTTTTtgccccccaccaccacacacaaaatatattcaTGGAAATGACTCTTGTAGCATGTTACTAGATGACCAGCTCATCAGTGAAGGTAGTTCTTACAGATACTTGCCACTATCCAACagacttttttccaccttttttttttttttaaacttgcagATATTAACCCTGAATCTTCAGATTACTACATGATTGGCCACCGTATTGATGGGAGAGTCTTGTATCCAGCAACGGGTTACCTGGTGCTGGCATGGAGGACACTGATGAGGAGTTTAGGTACTGTCATGGAACACACCCCGGTTGCTTTTGAGGATGTCACCATCCACAGAGCCACCATTCTACCAAAGACTGGTGAGTGGTTTTCATGCACAGCAAAGATTAGTTTTATCTTTGTCTGGGTCATGTTTAACTTGTGTTTTACAAATTGCCTTCATTTTGCATGTAAATGGAGGAAtggaaaataataaaatacaaagAATAGAATAAAAATTCACCCTACGGGAATCAGTTATATTATTCTACATCACACCACAGGATCGGTCCAGTTGGAAGTTCGTCTCATGCCTGCCACCAACCGCTTTGAGGTGTCTGAGAATGGCAACCTGGCAGTCAGTGGTAAGTTATAACCAAGTTAGCCAAATGttgtttacttaacttttatgttAAGTGTAAAGCTGCTGTGTTTGCCTCGAACTTTCTAATATCTCTGCCTGTCTCAGGTAAGGTGAGCATGTTGGAGGAGGCAGCTTTGGATTCTTTCCACTCTCAGATGGCTGAGCTTGTGACTGTGGAGCCAGAGGAACCGAAACTGCGTCTGAAAGCTGGAGACATCTACAAAGAGCTGCGTCTTCGTGGATATGATTATGGCAAAACCTTCCAAGGCATTTTGGAGTCCAATAACACTGGTAAACACATGCATACTGATTTTCTATTGTGTATAaaaaccagcattgtgtgttgtgAATATCTGGTTGCATTCTTTTAAGTGTGATGTGGGTGTTTTTTGCAGGGGACCATGGGAAACTGCAGTGGACAGGAAACTGGGTGACATTCCTGGACACCATGCTGCAGATAATTGTGTTGGGCCTGCCTGGGCGTAGCCTGCGCCTCCCGACACGTATccgttctgtgtgtgtagatccaaCATTACATGAGAAAAGAGTTCAGGATTACTCTGAGGATAGAAAAGGTAAATACATTTAAGGGCCTTGTTGCACTTTTTATTTTGGATATATCTGTCCCGTGGCTGCATGTGAAAATATATTAAACGTGTGATGACCACAGATAAACTAAGGTACAGTGTATTATTTCTGATTTTCTTTAGCTGTTGATGTTCATGTGAACCGCTGCTTGGACAACATAACAGCGGGCGGGGTTCAAATCTGTGGGCTCCATGCCACAGTGGCACCCCGTCGCCAACAGCAACAGACCCCACCCACTCTGGAAGAGTTTGTCTTTGTGCCCCTGGTGGAGACTGAGTGTCTGGTATCTAGTGAGAAACTAGGAGAGCAGCTCAGATGCAGTAAAGGCAAGTTCCTTTCTCCTTATGTCTAgtaggtgctttttttttttttttttttttcttaaattctTTCATCTTTGTGCCTGTGCATGCAAAGTACGTCTCAACTGTCAAACCTCTTAATATGTTGAAACACATGAATCTTTTTCTACAGGTCTGATTAACCATCTCCAGCAGAAGTTGGTCAGGCATGGAGTGAAGATTTCCATCCCAGGGCTGGATGGTGTACATGAGGACCAGCTGATAGATGCAGAGGCAGAGAGTGACCTGTTACGATTGCTGTCAGTACTCTGTGGTCTGGAACTTAATGGGAATCTGTACTCTGAGCTGGAGCAGACGTTGCAGAAGGAGCGGGAATGTCTGCTGCAGGATCCTCTCCTTAATGGCCTGCTAGACTCGCATGCGCTGCGCCACTGCCTCGACACAGCACTCGAGAACTCCACTCCTGGCAAGCTCAAAGTTGTGGAGGTAGAGTCAAGTGTTTACCCCATAATCCGTTAAGTTCAGaacaacacctttttttttaaaattggtaTTTAAATTGTGATGGTGAAAGGTGGGATGGGGGTCCCCCCAATCTTgaggtctcccccccccccccccccccatcttgatGTTCTAAGCTCAAATTCTGTAAGTTAATTTGAGCCCATTATGCTTTCCATAATTTCACTGTGTACTCCTCTCTTCAGGCCCTCTCCAGTGACGGCCGTGTGTTTTCCCGGGCTGTCAGCCTCCTCAACATTCAGCCCATGTTGTGTCTGGACTACACGGCCTCTGATGTGAGCACAGAGCTGCTCTCAGCCCAGCAGAGCTCCCTAGAGCAACAGGGTGTCTCCGCTGCCCAGTGGGATCCTCAGCATAGCACGGCCACGGGCAGCCTAGGGGGTGCTGACctggtggtgtgtaactgtgtccCAGGACCCATTTCAAACCCATCAGCTCTGCTGGAAAACCTGACATCAGCTGCCAGGGAGGGTGGCTTTGTTCTGCTACACACCCTGCTGAAGGGAGACACGCTGGGCGAGACGGTGGCCTTTTTCACCTCTCTGGACAATCCGATCAGCCTTCttactcaggtgtgtgtgtgtgtgtgaacttgtATCATATGATGGTCAGATAACCATCTGAAAACTCTAGTGAAAAATAGGAATAATGTGTACCATGTAAGCTAGCTCAGTTGTGGTTCCCagtaattccttgtgtgtgtgtgtgtgtgtgtacaggtggaATGGGAGAAGCTGTTTGAAAAGGTCTCTCTTAACATGGTCTTGGTGAAGAAATCTTTCTACGGCTCGGTTCTCTTCCTTGGCAGAAAGAAAACTCCTGAGAAACAGCCTGTTACTCTGTCTGTAGACCCCACGGATTACAAATGGGTAGAGACTCTGAAGGTGAGTCTGGTTTGTCCTGCAGGATCTGTGGACATGGCTTTAACTTAAAGCCGACAAACACATTTGTCTGCAGAATTCACAGAGTGATTGTGATGAAAATGCACCATTTTTCAAAAAAGGTTGACGGTTCACGATACCTGTAACATGGAGTCCAATGCAAAAACACTTCATCTAGTGAGGTGTAACACTTCATGTACATCTTTTGATTCGTAAGTAAGCTTTAAAAGGAAACCGGTACCAAAAAATGTTGCTTCACAAATTTTTCTACAGTTGTGCCCCGCCCCCTGTTACTCTGAGGTCTTTATTTCTCAATGAAGTTGTGCTAGAACATTGAAGAAAAATATTAATTTAAATAATTTGTAAAATAATATTTGTAAAGCTTgttgtggcagcacggtggtgtagtggttagcgctgtcgcctcacagcaagaaggtccgggttcgatccccgtggccggcgagggcctttctgtgcggagtttgcatgttctccc
Above is a genomic segment from Neoarius graeffei isolate fNeoGra1 chromosome 14, fNeoGra1.pri, whole genome shotgun sequence containing:
- the fasn gene encoding fatty acid synthase isoform X2, producing the protein MEEIVIAGISGRLPESNNLEEFWQNLVNGVDMVTEDDRRWKPGLYGLPRRNGKLKEIDRFDAAFFGVHPKQAHTMDPQLRLMLEISYEAIVDGGINPTSMRGTNTGVYIGVSGSEASEAFSKDPEELLGYSMTGCQHAMFANRLSYFFDFSGPSTAIDTACSSSLLALENAFNAIRHGQCDAALVGGVNLLFKPNTSVQFMKLGMLSPDGACKSFDTSGNGYCRSEAAVAVLLTKKSMAKRVYATVLNAGNNTDGYKEQGVTFPSGEMQQRLVRSLYQEASITPEQVEYVEAHGTGTKVGDPQEVNGIVSVFCQSKREPLLIGSTKSNMGHPEPASGLAALAKVLLSLEHGTWAPNIHFHNPNPDIPALLDGRVSVVTEPIPVRGGIVGINSFGFGGSNVHVILRPPKPKPTAPDSPIPVPRMVQACGRTEEAATFLLHKAQEHKHDLAFLDLLSEVCAVPTSSMPYRGYTLLGAQSDVTEVQQAAPSSRPLWYICSGMGTQWAGMGRSLMQLQEFRESIQRSDIALKDTGLCVSRLLMEADENAFEDTVHAFVGLAAIQIAQIDMLQKMGLQPDGIVGHSVGELACGYADGSLSHTEAILAAYWRGRCIKEANLPPGGMAAVGLTWEECKAQCPQGVVPACHNAEDTVTISGPQEAVSKFVAELKENGVFAKEVRSAGVAFHSYYMASIAPALLAALQKVIKSPCPRSPRWISTSIPQSEWESPLALYSSAEYHVNNLVSPVLFQEGLSLVPDNAVVVEIAPHALLQAILKRSLKPTCSILPLMKRGHANNLEFFLSHIGKIYMNGINVDSKKLYPAVEYPVPMGTPLISPLIQWDHSQSWDVPKVEDFPAGSGGSTSATVYNIDINPESSDYYMIGHRIDGRVLYPATGYLVLAWRTLMRSLGTVMEHTPVAFEDVTIHRATILPKTGSVQLEVRLMPATNRFEVSENGNLAVSGKVSMLEEAALDSFHSQMAELVTVEPEEPKLRLKAGDIYKELRLRGYDYGKTFQGILESNNTGDHGKLQWTGNWVTFLDTMLQIIVLGLPGRSLRLPTRIRSVCVDPTLHEKRVQDYSEDRKAVDVHVNRCLDNITAGGVQICGLHATVAPRRQQQQTPPTLEEFVFVPLVETECLVSSEKLGEQLRCSKGLINHLQQKLVRHGVKISIPGLDGVHEDQLIDAEAESDLLRLLSVLCGLELNGNLYSELEQTLQKERECLLQDPLLNGLLDSHALRHCLDTALENSTPGKLKVVEALSSDGRVFSRAVSLLNIQPMLCLDYTASDVSTELLSAQQSSLEQQGVSAAQWDPQHSTATGSLGGADLVVCNCVPGPISNPSALLENLTSAAREGGFVLLHTLLKGDTLGETVAFFTSLDNPISLLTQVEWEKLFEKVSLNMVLVKKSFYGSVLFLGRKKTPEKQPVTLSVDPTDYKWVETLKSLLAESSDNPIWLTATQGHNGVVGMVNCLRQEPGGKRIRCAFVSNLKKSSTTPSLQLSHKDMQAVLQKDLSMNVYRDGQWGMFRHQLLAQDLKEELTEQAYVNVLTRGDLSSLRWIASPLRHFVSSSPNVQLCTVYYASLNFRDIMLATGKLPPDAIPGDIALQQCMLGMEFSGRDPNGHRVMGLLPAKGLATCVDADKRFLWDVPSSWTLEQAASVPVVYATAYYSMVVRGRLRPGESVLIHSGSGGVGQAAIAIALSMNCRVFTTVGSKEKRAYLQERFPQLSAESFANSRDASFEQHVLKHTQGKGVDVVLNSLAEEKLQASLRCLARHGRFLEIGKYDLSNNTPLGMALFLKNVAFHGILLDALFEEGNREWEEVSSLLKRGIADGVVQPLRTTVFERNQVEDAFRYMAQGKHIGKVLLQVRVEEDGGVGTAAPLTLPAICRTFCPASHSYIITGGLGGFGLELAHWLTERGARKLVLTSRSGIRTGYQAKRVREWRSMGIQVHVSTRDVSTLEGTEHLITEACQLGPVGGIFHLAMVLQDGMLENLTPKQFIEVNKPKYDGTLHLDRVTRQKCPELQHFVVFSSVSCGRGNAGQSNYGFANSTMERVCEQRRHDGLSGLAVQWGAIGDVGVVLETMGGNDAVIGGTLPQRMASCLEVLDRFLSQQHAVMSSFVLAERVQVAKGEGSGQKDLVEMVGHILGVRDVSSLNPDTSLADLGLDSLMGVEVRQTLERDYDLVMAMRDIRQLTINKLREMSSKSGGSEDKPSKGKHPGAQALLDSDLTRLLVNPDGPTVAFLNEVKSAEKPLFLIHPIEGSTDAFRTLTAKLSVPCYGLQCTKAAPLDSIQNLATYYVQCVRQTQPEGPYRIAGYSFGACVAFEMCSQLQEAHCPVEYLFLFDGSHSYVAAHTQSYRAKLTPGKESEAETEALCAFIQQFTSIEYNQLLETLLPLKDLEARVNHTVDLITSRHKGINRDSLYFAASSFYYKLKAADCYIPSTKYHGNVTLLRAKVSNDYGDRLGADYKLHEVCDGKVSIHVIDGDHRTFLQGAGVESITNIMHGSLAEPRVSIREG